The following coding sequences lie in one Nitratireductor mangrovi genomic window:
- a CDS encoding DUF1134 domain-containing protein gives MLSRTNPAARALAAAFAFFVLTLAISGPARAQEYTAREIVDSGHRFFGATSGGLATIVEKIFSAYGLPNGYILGEEGSGAIVGGLTYGEGTLYTKNAGDHPVFWQGPSVGWDFGGQGSRTMILVYNLDAVDALYNRFLGVAGSAYAVAGIGFTVMKHGNILLVPVRTGIGARLGVNIGYLKLTQRPTWNPF, from the coding sequence ATGCTGTCAAGGACAAACCCCGCCGCGCGTGCGCTGGCCGCGGCGTTTGCATTTTTCGTGCTGACCCTGGCGATTTCCGGCCCGGCGCGCGCGCAGGAATACACTGCCCGGGAAATCGTGGATTCCGGCCATCGGTTCTTTGGCGCGACCTCGGGTGGCTTGGCCACGATCGTTGAGAAGATCTTCTCCGCCTACGGCCTTCCCAACGGCTATATCCTGGGCGAGGAAGGCTCCGGCGCCATCGTCGGCGGCCTGACCTACGGTGAGGGCACGCTCTACACCAAGAATGCCGGCGACCATCCGGTATTCTGGCAGGGGCCCTCCGTCGGCTGGGATTTCGGCGGCCAGGGTTCGCGCACCATGATCCTGGTCTACAATCTTGATGCCGTCGACGCGCTCTACAATCGCTTCCTCGGCGTCGCCGGTTCCGCCTACGCAGTCGCCGGCATCGGCTTCACGGTCATGAAGCACGGCAACATCCTGCTCGTTCCGGTGCGCACGGGCATCGGCGCGCGTCTCGGCGTCAACATCGGCTATCTGAAACTGACCCAGCGTCCGACCTGGAATCCGTTCTGA
- a CDS encoding TrmH family RNA methyltransferase produces MVARLIHVEDPDDPRLAPYRDIREKDLVGRDGRFIAEGKVVLNVLLNGSRFEAESLLILENRLAGARPLLDAAPDGLPAYVAKAPVIDALAGFHVHRGVLGLGRRGPERTLEGELAHLPAEALVVVMAGVSNHDNVGAIFRNAAAFEADLVLLDETSSDPLYRKAIRVSVGATLKVPFVRGGSTKAITASLIGAGFRCLALSPSGGSDIAAIKPGGRNAIFLGSEGDGLAPSVMASMEAVRIGMSASFDSLNVAAASAIALHRLWRGAGQVSGPRPPPSGP; encoded by the coding sequence CATCCGCGAAAAGGATCTCGTCGGACGCGACGGCAGGTTCATCGCCGAAGGCAAGGTGGTGCTGAACGTGCTCCTGAACGGGAGCCGTTTCGAGGCGGAGTCACTCCTGATCCTGGAGAACCGCCTCGCCGGGGCGCGGCCGCTGCTTGATGCGGCGCCCGACGGCCTGCCGGCCTATGTGGCGAAAGCGCCCGTGATCGACGCCCTTGCCGGCTTTCATGTCCATCGCGGCGTGCTCGGCCTGGGACGCCGCGGGCCGGAGCGCACGCTCGAAGGCGAACTCGCCCACCTGCCGGCAGAAGCGCTGGTGGTGGTGATGGCCGGCGTCTCGAACCACGACAATGTCGGCGCGATCTTTCGCAACGCCGCTGCCTTCGAAGCCGACCTTGTCCTGCTCGACGAAACCTCGAGCGATCCGCTCTATCGCAAGGCGATCCGCGTCTCCGTGGGGGCGACGCTCAAGGTACCGTTCGTTCGGGGCGGATCGACGAAGGCAATCACGGCCTCGCTAATCGGCGCGGGGTTCCGCTGCCTGGCGCTGTCACCAAGCGGAGGGAGCGACATCGCCGCAATCAAGCCCGGCGGGCGCAACGCGATCTTCCTTGGCAGCGAAGGCGACGGGCTAGCGCCAAGCGTGATGGCGTCGATGGAAGCCGTGCGGATCGGCATGTCGGCCTCGTTCGACAGCCTCAACGTCGCTGCCGCCTCGGCGATCGCGCTGCACCGGCTGTGGCGCGGCGCTGGCCAGGTCAGCGGACCGAGGCCGCCTCCTTCAGGGCCTTGA